TGCCGGAGGACGTCGGCCCATTCCTCGGGATACGAGTCCTCAAAGGAAGGATGAGCGCCGTGCTCGACGAGGTCGCCCACGAACAGCGTTGAGTTGGTACCCACCAAGAGGTCACCGTCGGTGTGGGCGCGGCCCAGATAGAACAGCGTGGCCGTAATTCCGCCGAGGTCCACCAGAACGGGCTGGTCGCCAACGATCGCGTTCGGAACAACGATGTCGACGGCGTCGCCCTCCCCCGCGGCCATCTCCGGTTCGTTGGTGGCGACGAAGCGACGCTGGTTGTCGGCGTCGCGCTCTATGGTTGCCGCGCAGTTGGCGTGCGCCCAAAACTCTGTCACGCCGTCGTCGGCAAAAACAGCGTTACCAAAGAAGTGGTCGTAGTGCGCGTGGGTGTTCACTACCACCAGCGGAAGCTGGGTCTTTTCACGGACAGCAGCGAGGATCTCGCGGCCTTGGCGCGGGCCACATCCGGTGTCGATGACCATGGCGAGCTCACTGCCCACCACAAGCCCGGTGTTGAGTAAGGACCCCTCGGTTTCCAAGACGTAGTTGTCCGTGCCAAGTTCATGCCAAGCTGACAATGAGTTCTCCGTATCCAGTGCAATCCGGCGATGTTCAGGCCTCGATTCTACCCATGCGCAGCTGGGAGAAGCCGGAATGACCCGGTGGCAGGTGAACTCGGTGCCGGACTAGAGGATGGCTGTCATGACGTTCCAGCCGGACCCAATCTGGCGGGCAGCAAGCCAACCACCCGAGCCGTCGCCAGGGTACAACCACAAAACCCCGGACCCGTCACGGGCAACAACGTCAATTTTGCCGTCCCCATTGAAGTCCCCAGGGCCTTCAATAGCGGTCATGACGTTCCAGCCGGACCCAATCTGGCGGGCAGCAAGCCAACCACCCGAGCCGTCGCCAGGGTATAACCACAAAACACCGGATCCATTGCGGGCAAGAACATCAACCTTGCCGTCCCCATTGAAATCACCGGGGCCCTCAATAGCGGTCATAACACTCCAGCCGGAACCAATCTGCCGGGCAGCAAGCCAACCACCGGAACCGTTGCCCGGGTAAAGCCACAAAACACCAGTGTTATCGCGGGCAATTACATCTGCTTTGCCGTCCCCATTGAAGTCGCCGGGTGCCTCGATCGCGGCCATCCCATTCCAGCCAGTACCGATCTGACGTGCGGCAAGCCAGCCACCGGAACCGTTGCCTGGGTACAGCCACAAAGCACCGTTCGCGTCCCGCGCGATGACATCCATCTTGCCGTCACCGTTGAAGTCACCGGGTGACTCAATGGACGTCATGGCATTCCAGCCTGCACCGATCTTGCGGGCGGCAAGCCAGCCACCAGAACCGTTGCCCGGGTACAACCACAAAACACCGCCGCTGTCCCTGGCAAGGACATCACTCTTGCCGTCGCCGTCGAAATCAGTGATTTTTTGAACTGAGTTCTTGAAGGTGAACTTCCACTCAACCACTACTGCCGGGACCAACGCATTATCCGCAAGAGCCCTTGCAGTAACAGTCACTGCCCCACTGCCCGCGTATGTGCCAGGGGCAAGAACCTTTCCGCCTACCAAATATTCAACGCCGGCCGAGGTGGGAATCGTGTAGGTATCGTTCGAGGTACCGTCCCGGTCTGTGAATACTACCGGCGCAGGCGTCACCGGAAGGTGCCCACCAAATGTGGTGAGCGCTGCGGTGGCATCAATCAAACCGGCGCCACATCCGGCAGGGCAGCCAGCAGGAAGTGGTCGCGACGAGTCCTTCAGTTGCTGTTCCAGGTGCTCCGGGGTGAGAACAACGCCCTCTGCCGAAAAAAGGAGAGCCGCAAGGCCTGCCACATGAGGGGCCGCCATGGACGTTCCCTGCATAAACGCATAGCCGGGCGTGCCCTGCGTGGTTGTCCCTGAGTTGTAGGTGGACAAGATACCGTTCAAGGCCGAGGAACTCATCTCGCCCCCGGGAGCAGTTACATCAACGGCGCTCCCGTAGTTGGAGTACGACGCCTTTGCCCCGGTCCTGTCGCTGGCGGCAACGGCGATGACATTCGGGCAGTTTGCAGGACTGGAATCGGCGGCGGGACGACTGGAATTTCCAGCAGCAACTACTACAACGGCCCCAACGTTATGGGCGTAATTGATCGCGTTTTGGTAGGTGTCAGAGCACGGCTTGATGCCACCGAGACTGAGGTTGATGACGCGCGCCGGGTTGGGATTGATTGGAGCCCCGGTAACAACGCCGCCTGCCGCCCAAATGATTCCATCTGCGATATCCGATGAGTACCCGCCGCAGGCACCCAGCGCCCGAACCGGAAGGATCTCAGCCTTCGGGGCAACACCGGTTACACCGTAAGTGTTGTTGCCGATGGCAGCGATTGTGCCTGCCACGTGGGTTCCATGCCAGGAAGAATTTATCTGCGGGCTGCCCACCCCGCATTCATTTGCTGTTGACCAATCCCCGGGATCTGTAGGATCCGCGTCCCTGCCACTCCCGTCCCGGGCATCGGCGGCGTCGGACATCATGTCGTAGCCGGGCAGTACATTGGCGTCGAGATCCACGTGACTGGTGATCCCGGTGTCCACTACTGCGACGACTACGCCTTCACCATGGTTGTATTGCCACGCCCCGGAAGGTCGAATGCCGGCCAAATCCTCCGAGAGATCCCACTGCGAGGAGTAATAGGCATCAT
This genomic stretch from Micrococcaceae bacterium Sec5.1 harbors:
- a CDS encoding S8 family serine peptidase; the protein is MVKISPLRSLRTVGFALATLLITGGLAVQPAVAGDSDIIPSTPQSLQAAPEAATDQFIVGLRDNSKAAAATAAVEQAAGRAAMKLGVVAQSSHPNAAGGQVIKLAKALSGTKAEDFLKTLRADPNVAYAEADDIMQVTADPNDAYYSSQWDLSEDLAGIRPSGAWQYNHGEGVVVAVVDTGITSHVDLDANVLPGYDMMSDAADARDGSGRDADPTDPGDWSTANECGVGSPQINSSWHGTHVAGTIAAIGNNTYGVTGVAPKAEILPVRALGACGGYSSDIADGIIWAAGGVVTGAPINPNPARVINLSLGGIKPCSDTYQNAINYAHNVGAVVVVAAGNSSRPAADSSPANCPNVIAVAASDRTGAKASYSNYGSAVDVTAPGGEMSSSALNGILSTYNSGTTTQGTPGYAFMQGTSMAAPHVAGLAALLFSAEGVVLTPEHLEQQLKDSSRPLPAGCPAGCGAGLIDATAALTTFGGHLPVTPAPVVFTDRDGTSNDTYTIPTSAGVEYLVGGKVLAPGTYAGSGAVTVTARALADNALVPAVVVEWKFTFKNSVQKITDFDGDGKSDVLARDSGGVLWLYPGNGSGGWLAARKIGAGWNAMTSIESPGDFNGDGKMDVIARDANGALWLYPGNGSGGWLAARQIGTGWNGMAAIEAPGDFNGDGKADVIARDNTGVLWLYPGNGSGGWLAARQIGSGWSVMTAIEGPGDFNGDGKVDVLARNGSGVLWLYPGDGSGGWLAARQIGSGWNVMTAIEGPGDFNGDGKIDVVARDGSGVLWLYPGDGSGGWLAARQIGSGWNVMTAIL
- a CDS encoding MBL fold metallo-hydrolase — translated: MSAWHELGTDNYVLETEGSLLNTGLVVGSELAMVIDTGCGPRQGREILAAVREKTQLPLVVVNTHAHYDHFFGNAVFADDGVTEFWAHANCAATIERDADNQRRFVATNEPEMAAGEGDAVDIVVPNAIVGDQPVLVDLGGITATLFYLGRAHTDGDLLVGTNSTLFVGDLVEHGAHPSFEDSYPEEWADVLRHISALRHRYEFLVPGHGKPASDEFVKTMADTMSTAVRQATQSIRDMPNDATKAIPVLPYGPEQSRWFIKRLQETNAQHGRAAGGSLATPDFGPEKTGFYPSS